The Chitinophaga lutea genome contains the following window.
CGGGCAATAAAGAAGCGCGCTGGTATCCAGTACGGGAGTTGCCTCAGATGGCCTTCGACCATGCAACCGTCATAGCCGCCGCACTGGACCACCTGCGGATTCGCATGCGGAACGAGCCCCTCGCGTTCGAGCTGCTCGAAGCGAAGTTCCCCGTTTCCGAACTTGAAAAACTCTATGAATGGCTGTACGGTCGCCCGGTAGACCGCCGCAACTTCCAGAAAAAGATCCATAATCTCGGCCTGTTGACCACCCAGCAGGAAAAATTAAAACACCCTCTTCAGGGCCGCCCCGCCCAATTATACAGCTTCAACCAGGAGCGCTTTAACGAATTGAAAGAAAAGGAGGAATACATCGAAATTTTCTCTTAATTATTTGAGACTCAATTTTATCGCTTTTTGACACAAATTTTTCCGCTGGGAATCAATGAGAAAAATTTTTTTGTGTATCTGGTACAATAAACCGATTGCGCATTATAGCAATCCCTTATTCGTGTTGATTTTCTGGAAAATGATCACCCGTTTTCACCATATCCCGGTTAAAAATCCGCCGACGGGGCCGGTTACATGAAATATTGGGATAATCCGTTATTTTCGTAAAACCCGTTACCGATCGTTCACCGGTCCATTTCGTGACTGCATTCTCAGTGTATGGAAGCAAACCTCATTCTCCTGGCCGACGCCTACAAATATTCCCATCATAAGTTATACGTGCCAGGCACCACGCATATCTATTCTTACCTGGAAAGCAGGGGAGGGCTGTTTGATGAAACCGTTTTTTACGGGTTGCAGTATTTTCTGAAAGCGTACCTCGCGGGCCCTGTCGTTACCGCGGAAAAAATCCGGGCGGCGGGTGTTGAGCTGGAAGAGGTGTTCGGACGGAAGGATGTGTACGACCCGGCTCGGTTTACGTATATTCTCGAAAAACACGGGGGGCGACTTCCGGTCAGGATTAAAGCAGTAGCGGAAGGCAGCGTGATCCCGGTGAAGCAGGTCCTGATGACCATCGAAAATACCGACCCGGCCTGTTACTGGCTTACCAATTTCCTCGAAACACTGCTGATGCAGGTGTGGTACCCCTGTACGGTGGCCACCCTTTCCCGGGAGATAAAAAAAGTAGTGAAGCGGTATTACGAAGCCACCGCCAGCACTGCGTCTTTTACGGGAATCGATTTTGTGCTGAACGATTTCGGTTTCAGGGGCGCGAGCTCGGTGGAAAGCGCCGGGTTGGGCGGAAGCGCGCACCTGGTCAACTTCAGCGGCAGCGATACCCTCGCCGCATCCACCTTCGCGAAAAAATACTACCATGCGGCGAAGGCGCCCGGCCTGTCTATCCCCGCTACGGAACATTCCATCGTCACGCTGCTGGGTGAAAAAGGAGAACCGGACATCTTTAAACATGTTTTGGATACCTTCCCTTCCGGGACCATCGCCTGTGTATCGGATTCCTACAACATTTTCCGCGCGTGCGAAGAGTATTGGGGCACCCTGCTGAAAGACCAGGTGCTCGCCCGCAACGGCACGCTCGTGATCCGCCCGGATTCCGGGGATCCGGTCAGAACCCTGCTGGCCGTGTTCGACATCCTGATGGCAAAATTCGGGCACAGCGTCAATGAAAAAGGGTACAAAGTATTGCCGCCGCAAGTGAGGGTGATCCAGGGAGACGGAATCAGTTATGAATCCATACCCGTCATTTATAAGGCACTGAAACAAGCCGGCATCAGCGCCGAAAACCTGGTGCTGGGAATGGGCGGCGCTTTATTGCAACGCGTTAACCGCGATACGCAGGAGTTTGCGCTGAAATGTTCCTACGCCGAAATCAATGGCCGCAGTGTAGACGTGCAGAAATCACCCGCGGAGCTCGATGCCGATGGCCAACTGCGCACTTCATTCAAAAAATCAAAAGCGGGCCGGTTAAAGCTCATCCGCACCGAAGCCGGTTTTGAAACCGTTGCTGCCGGTTCCCATCCGCAACATTCCGACCTGCTGCAAACCGTGTTTGAAAATGGAGCATTGATAACAGACCAGCGATTTGAAAATATAAAAACCAACGCCGCGATATGATCAAAAGACTCTACCTGCCGCCGGTATTGCTTCCGCTGCTGATTGTCCCCATATTAGTTTGGGCTTTCCTTTTCAGCGATGCCTTCGACATTCACCTGCACGATACTTATTTTGTAATTGGGCCATATTTCCTCACTGGCCTGCTGGGCGCCATCGTGCTATTCGAAACGGCCGTGTACCTGGTTACCCGTTCGTTCCGGCAGTGGCGCGTGCTGCAGTACATCCATGTTTATACGCTGTTTTTTTTCATCCTGACCTGCTTTTTTGCATTTTTTTTCGAAAGTAAGGCAGGAGTGCATGGGGGTAACCAGCTCCCCAAGCGTTATTTTGTTGATTATTCAACCTGGAGTGATTCGGCTTTCTGGTGGGGGAGAATCGTTTTGATCTCGTTTTTCGCAATGACCCTTGGACACGTAGCATTTGTCACAAATGTCATCGCAGGCTTCTTTCGAGGCAAAAAAGCCCCTCTTTAGGGCCGTTTCCGTATTTCAGGAATTTTAAGGATATTGCAATATATGCGGAAAGAGATAGCTGTGTTAAGTTTTTGTATGCTGGGGGCGCAAAGTATGGAGGCCCAGGATTCTTTGCAGGTAAAAGAAAACCCTCATCATCTTCCCTTCACAAAAGATACGCTCAGGCGTTCGAGTGTGTTCCCGATACCCGTGGTGGGTTATTCTCCGGAAAAAGGGTTCGAGTTCGGCGTAGCCGCCCTCTATTCTTATTATGCAGATAAGAAAACCCCGTCGCTCCTCACCAGGAACTCAACCATGGCGGCACTGGTGACTTTCACTACGAAGCAGCAGTTCAAACTGAACTTCCAGACCGACAACTGGACACGCAACAACGACTTCCACATCAAAACCAACCTGCGTTACCACAACTTCCCGGTGTATTATTACGGCATCGGCGATACCACGCATCATGCCGACCAGTCGCTGATCGGCAACAAACGCTACAAAATATCGGTGGAGGCGGAAAAGCGCGTCACGAGCCATTTCTACGCAGGCTTGTCCGTTACTTACCAACACGATAAGTATACAGCAGACAATGACAAAGGCATCTTCCCGGAAAGCTCCCTCGTGGATAAAACCGGCGGTTATTCCACTTTTCTGGGCGTAACCGGCGTGTACGACAACCGCGATAACCAGAATTACTGCACCAACGGCACTTATGTCCGTTTCAACGCCGCTTATGCACCATCGTTTCTCAGCAAGCATCCGCTCTGGCGTTTCGAGGTCAAAGCCAGCCAGTTTATTCCGATTACCAGCAAAAGTACGCTGGGCCTGAATGGGCTCGCGCAAAGCCTCCAGGGGAAGACGTTGCCGTTTTACCTGCTGCCTGAGCTGGGTAACGATAACATCATGCGCGGATATTATACCGGCCGCTACCGCGATCAGAACTACCTCGCCGCGCAAGCCGAATATCGTTATTACGTGGATCCTAAGATCCGTATCAAATTATGGTTCGTGGATCTGCAGCCGACATTTGCGTTGGCAGGATTTGCAGGCACCGGTACGGTTTTCAACAACGACGGGTTTTCGCTTTCCCGCCTCAAGCCCAACTATGGCCTTGGCATCCGCTATTTCTACGACAAGTCTGCCCGTATCACCGTGCGGCTGGATTATGGCTGGGGCGAGAAAAGGCCCGGGGAAAAGAGACAATCGGGATTTTATCTATCCCTTTCGGAAGCATTCTAGGTTTTTCACATAATAAAGAAAGGCTGCCCCATCAGGCAGCCTTTGCTATTTAATATCGTCTAACTGATTAACGTTTTACGTACTTCACCATGGCGTACAAAAACATCAGACTGAACAGGATGATGAAAAACCATGCACCATAATGGCCGATCTTATTGCCTGCCTCGTAAATAGCGTTAAGTAAAACGTTCAACAACATGATATACAGTTTTAAGAAATTTCAGGGGGCAAGTTAGCGTTTTCTCGTGAAAAACGCAAAATACCGCTTGTTTTCCCCACCCAATCCCGCCCACAATTTATTTTCCCAGCCTCGTTTTCCCTGCTGACATACTGCTGTCAAATCCCCGCCTGAAATTTGTAGTATCATTAAAAACACCAGACATGAAAACGAAACGTTGTTACCTATTTGTATTTGACGGCTATTCCGATTGGGAACCCGCTTTGGCAGCCGCCGCGCTGCAACAGTTCACTGCATTTGAAGTAGTTCCTTTTTCCCTCAGCGGCCAAGCCATTACCAGCGCGGCCAATCTCACGGTTGTTCCGCAAACCTCCCTGGACAAACTGGATGCGTCGGCGGCCGATCTCCTGATCATTCCCGGCGGCAGCGCCTGGTCTGAGGGGCGCAACCGAGAGATCACACCGTTCGTGAAAGCCATGCTGAAGGAGGGAAAAACCATCGCCGCCATCTGCGACGCCACGCTGTACCTCGCTGACGAAGGCCTGCTCGACAATGTGCCCCACACGAGCAACGACCTTGGTCTGCTCAAACAAGCTGTGCCTGCATACGAAGGTGAATCGCACTACATCCAAAAACCCGCCGTGGCTGCGGGCCCCTTCATCACGGCAAACGGTACGGCGAGCGTTGCATTTGCCCTGGCAATACTAAACAAGTTCAGGTTGCTCGATAACAACGAAGCGTTCGCCTTCTGGTTTGGATTTTTTCACAAGCCGGAGTTTCAAAATCTGCGATTGGATTGAGTTGTGTCCGCTGCGGGTGAGTTTTTTTTATTAAGGAGATGATGTATATGCTGCCGGGGCATACATGTGCGTCATTTCGTTTTTTCTTTCGAAATGACCTCTACGAGTTTGTATTCATATACGCCTATATCCTGAATGCGCGGATCGCGGGGAATGCGGTTTACGCGGAGCTTATACAGGTGCCCTTTTTCGTATTTAAAGCCATCGATCGGTTCCATCAATTTTTCCCAGGGCTCCGTAGCCGGCGTCATGAGCTTGTCGCCGTATTGCACCTCATAGCAGGTCGTTTTACCGAAACCTGGGCCGCGGTCGCACTCTGCTTCGCTCTTCACCCAAATCACCAGCTCTTTTGTTGCCGGGGCGGGCTTTTCTTTGCGCACCAGCGTCAGGCCGTCCGAACCATAGTTAGCACCCTCATACCGCAGGCTTTTGCCGTCCTGTTTAAAATAAAGCGTGTCTTTCTGTGGATTCCCGCTGCCGACCGTCACCAGGGTGACCAGCAGCCGGCCGCTATCCTGTGTGGCCCAATTCCCCATTTGCACGATTTCGGGAGTGCTGTTCTGATAATCGGTGGTCATTTGCACTTCCCCGCCGTCTACGACGCTCAGTGCGATGAGGCGGCCGGGGCTGGAGGCGGCGGGCAGGTTAGCCTCATAATATCCTTCGGGTGTGGCGGGTACGGAAATGGATGTTTGTGTGCTGTCTGACGTCCCGGATTTCGGGCTGTTCTGGCACGATGTGAAGAGCACCATGGCAGCCAGGGGCAACAAGAGTATTTTTTTCATATGATTGATTTACCGGAATATAACACGTGGAGGGGCAGAGTGTTTACCGGCTCACCACGGTTTCCAGCAGCTTGCTGTCAAATATGTTGCCCGGCGACACCATTTTTTCCTCGAGGGGAATATTGTTGCCGTACCGCTCCTGCATAGTGGCCTTTACCAGGGGATGGCTCAGGTCATATTCCCGCATGGGCTGCAAACGGCCCACCTCCAGGCCCGTTGCTTTTTTATAGACTTTCCAGACCAGTTCCGAGCAGTAAATCCGCTGGTCGGACCATTCAAAATAGCTGTCATAGTCTTTTCCGAGATACTTTGCGCCGGCGCTTTTCATTTCATTAACAACTGCAGGCGTCAGCAAAGAATCGGCACCCCGCAGGCGCTTCACGGCATAGCGCCCCCGGTTTCTGGCGATCCATTCGGCGAAGGGGGTTTCCCGCACCGGCTGCACAGCTTCCAGCACATACCAGCCATCGTTCTTTTTAAACACTATCCCACAGTGGCTGTAGCGGGAGTGTGTGGCCAACTCGATGGCTTTGCACTGCGGGGAAATATTCGACTGAAAAATAATGTCGCCTTCGGCCAGGGCGGGTGTCTGGGCATGCAATGCAACCGGCAGCAACAGCACCAGGAATATTCTGATAAACATTGCGAATAGGTTATAGTACGAGAAAATCAATTACAAAGCTGCAAATATTACCGTTCTTTCCCAATCCCCAATAAGCCGGGTAAATGCCATCGCCATAACCCGTATGAAACAACATGGCATTCATCTGTGGGGAAGAGGGAAGGTAAAAATTCGCGCCCAGCCCGCCGTTTTTTTCAAACGCGGCGGCAAACAACGTCGAATATACATTCCCGTCCGGATGATCTTTAAAAAAACGTTCGAGATACAGGTTGAAGTATTGCTGCACCTGCGCATCGCAAAGGCAGCCAATACCCGCATCCGCCGTAAATCCGTAATACGCATCGTCCGCATGATCCGGCGATGCCTCCTGGCCCGGCAACAACGCCAGCTCCCAGCGTTGCGGCCGCTCCTCCGAAAAACTCATCCGGAGCATTGCATTTTTTTTGGACAGACTGCCTGTCGCCACCAGCAGCGACACCGGGTATTGTCCCGGCGGAACGCGCCGTGTGTATGGGAGCGCATCGTGCAGGCCCAGCAAAGGATCGCATACCAACAGATACCCTTTCGGCAGCGCCAGCTTGCCCAGGTAGCGGCGCTCGAGACGCATTCCACCTATAGCGGACAGCTCGAAATAGCGACTGTAATCCAGCTGGGCGTAACGCGGCTGTTTGGTACTGTATTTCTTCCAGAAACGTTTAAAAAAATCCATGTTGGGCATTTGTGCCGAGCGTTTTCCATCAGCCTTGCTCCAACTGTACAAATAAGACGATCATTGCTGCAAAAGGTTTCATACCGTGACAGGAGCAGGCCCGGGGTTACGAACCGGCTTGGGGCTCCGGGCCACAAAAATACCACCCCTGGACCATTTCGCCTTCAACTCATTTATATTTATTTTTTTACATTTTATATTTATTATATATATTTGGTGCTGTATTAAATGCAGATACATAAAAGCCAGGTCGCCCCGCTGCCTATGCCTACATCAGCTGTTTGCAATTGATTAACAATCAATGCGTTAACAGAAATTTTACAGATGTTAAGATGACTTTTACAAAATGCGGCAGTAGCTTTGCATATCCTTACGACATATGCTGTATTCAATACGGTTTATCCATCTCTTTGAAAAACCCCATGCTCATATTTTAAACCGTAGCCTTCGCTAAACCGCAGAGAATCAATTAGTTTCTAACTATTTAACTTATTCAGACACATGATTACTGGATTCGCACGCCTGTGTGCAGGCATCGCAATCGGTTGCACCATACTCGTGGGGTGCAGCAAAGAACCTTTAACATCGATCATACCGCCGCCACCAGTACCTGTGGCGGATACAACCTTCATCATGAACAACCCGGTCAATAAAGAAGTATTACTGGCACTCGTGAATGAAATCCGGGCGAAGGGCTGCAATTGCGGCGACACCTTTATGGCGCCGGCGCCGCCCATCCGCTGGAACACGGCACTGGAGCGCGCAGCCTACCTTCATAGCCAGGATATGCTTTACAATGATTATTTCGGCCACAACGACCTGAACGGCAATAATGCAGGCCAGCGCATCGCCCGCATGGGCTACCAGTGGCAGGCCTGGGGTGAAAACATAGCGTTGGGGATCCTGAACGAACGCAGCGTGGTAGAAGGTTGGTTCAAAAGTGTCACGCACTGTAAAGTATTGATGGGCAACAAGTTCATCGAGATGGGCGTGGCAAAGGTGGGCAACTTCTGGAGTCAGGAGATGGCGGCGCCGAAACCAGGGGTCTAGCCATCATACTACATTGATTTATAATTTGTTATTTTCATTAACATCTTTTTTGCACAGGGGCGCTAGTTTATTCAAACCGGCGCCTTACTTTTGTATCCACCCTGAAGAATAGTGCTGTTGGCGATAATTTAACCCTCTTCCTCTGAAAAAGCCAACGTGCTTTAACCTCTTCCTATCAAGAACCCAGTACCTGAAACTTTGACTTTTAACTGGGATTCTCATGTTCACCAAACTGATCCGTTTTATACCTTTTGCCTGTTTGCTGCTGGCTGTTGCCTGCACTAAAGACACTGTCGTGGTACCACGGCCGGAGCCGGAGGAGCCGGGAACGGTAGTGGTAGTGGAAAATAATGTCAATAAGGAATTGCTGCTGCAGCTGGTGAACGACGTTCGTTCGAAAGGCTGCAATTGCGGCAGCACAGCCATGCCGCCGGTGCAGCCGCTTTCGTGGAACATCCTGCTGGAACTGGCCGCGGCCAAGCACAGTAAAGACATGGTGGAGCGCAAATACTTTTCCCACAGCAGCCCTGAAGGAACCAGCCCGCAGCAGCGCATCAAAGCCGCCGGTTATAGCTATTCATGGTCGGGCGAAAACATTGCCTCCGGTTTTTCCAAAGAAGCGGACGTCATCAACGGCTGGCTGAAAAGCGAAGGCCATTGCAAAAACATCATGAGCGGGAACTACAAAGAAATGGGCGTAGGCCGTGCAAACAGCGTCTGGACACAGGTGTTCGCGGCGCCGGGAAAATAACCCCGGCTCAGGGAGGCGGCATTTTACGCCGCCACATCCGCCAGATGTAATAAATGAAGGCGGCAAGACTGAGCACCAGCCAGGTGTAAAACAGGAACATCCGCAGGGGGGTGGACTCTTCGGGCACGGCGAACCCCAGGTATAAACCGAAAAAGATATTGACCAGCATCCAGAAGAGGCCCACGAAAACCGTACGCACGATCTTGATGAAAAATTGCAGGAGCTGCCAGTCCAGGTTATCTTTCGATTCTTCTTCCATCTTATAAAGTTACGGAATACAAAGCTTCATCAAATCGGTACTGTCGCCACGGAACACGTTAAAATCAACCGTGGTGCGGATGCCGTTCACCCGCCCGATGTCGCTGTGCTGCCAGAAAACCCAGTTACGCGCACTGCGCGGTTTGTCTTTCTGGTAATAATGCGCCACCCACAACGGGTAATCGTCAAATTCCTTCCCGAGGTACGTTTCGTAAAAATGAATATTGGTGTAGATGATGGGTTTTACGCCGTACGCCTTTTCCATTTCCTCGAGCCAGATGCGGGCAGTACTGCGGATAACGGCGGGGGGCTGATTGTTATGCACTTCGATGTCGAGTACCGGTGGGAGGTCGCCGGATTCAAGCTGGACCACATTTTTAAAATTGATGACCTGTTTGAGCGGGTCACGGGTGGAGTAAAAAAAGTGATAGGCGCCGCGGACGATGCCGGCTTCCTTTGCTTTTTCCCAGTTACGCTGGAAGGTGGCGTCCTGGCGGGTGATGCCCTCAGTAGCTTTTATAAACGCGAAGGATATACGTATTTCATCGACCTGCATCTGCCGAACGGCCCGCCAGTTCACATTTCCCTGGAATTTCGAGATGTCGATCCCATGCACGGAATAATTCACCGGAATATCGATTCCGAACTCCTCGTACCGCACGAACTCCAGTGGCGTACGCTGTCGCAGCAGCCACCAGGCCGCGGTAGCGGCGCCCGCCAATGCCAGGATGAGTATCAGGTAAATAAAGGGGCGCGTACGTTTCTTCTTAGCCATGCTCAATAGGTATCCTATGAAAATCAGCAGCAAGTATAGGGCAATTTTTTGTGCTATGCATGAAAGGCCGTATTGTTGTCGTAAATTTATACCTTAAAGAACGCGAGGCCATGCCCAAACCAAACATCAACGATGCATTGAATTTCCTTTCCAAGTTCACTTTTCGCCGTGGCTGGAATGCCGGCAAGGTGCTGGGCAGCTACTACTGGAGCAAATGGACGAACAAGCCGGTGCAATGGGGTTTTCCGATTTCGATCTCCTTCGAACCCACCACCTCCTGCAATCTCCGGTGCCCCGAATGCCCGAGCGGCCTGAGGGCGTTCACCCGGCCTACCGGCATGCTGCAAAACGACTTTTTTAGAAAAACCATCGACGAGCTGCATAAAGAGCTGTTGTATCTCATCTTCTATTTCCAGGGAGAGCCCTACCTGAACCCGGCTTTCCTCGATATGGTGAAATATGCTTCCGCCAAGGGCATTTACACTGCCACCTCCACCAACGCACACTATCTTACGGACGAGAATGCGCGAAAAACCGTGGAAAGCGGCCTCGATAGGCTGATCATCTCCATCGACGGTACTACGCAGGACGTGTACACGCAATACCGCGTGGGGGGCAAGCTGGATAAAGTGATAGAAGGGGCTAAAAATATCGTGAAGTGGAAAAAAGAACTGAATGCCACCAAACCCTTTGTTTTCTTCCAGTTCCTGGTGGTGAAACCGAATGAGCACCAAATAGAGGACATTAAAAAACTGGCGGCGGAAATCGGGGTAGATGAAGTGCGCTTCAAAACCGCGCAGGTATATGATTATGAAGAAGGCAACCGGCTAATCCCCACTATCGACAAGTACTCCCGCTATAAAAAGAACGAAGACGGCACTTACGCCATTAAAAATAAACTGGGCAATCACTGCTGGCGCCTCTGGCATTCGCCGGTGATTACCTGGGACGGGCTGGTAGTGCCCTGCTGCTTCGATAAAGATGCCCAGCACCGCCTTGGCGACCTGAAAACCAGTACTTTCAGAACCTTATGGCATAACGAAAACTACCTGCGTTTCCGCAGCCAGATCATCAAAGGGCGCAAGCATATTGATATTTGTGCAAATTGCAGTGAGGGTACAAAAGTATGGGGCTAGGACCCGGCTCAGCCTTCATCCTCTTCTTCGTGTGAACGGGCAGCCGAGGCTTTTTTACGGCGCCGCTTGTTGCGGATGTTATCAAATAATTTAATGCCCAGGCGCACGCCGATGAATTCGGCGGCCGTGATGAGGGCAGACGTCAGCACCGATTTTGTGGCGCCGCTTTTCCATGCCGTTTTGGCGATGCCGCCAACAATACCCAGCACGCCGCTTTTTGCGATACCGGGTACAACGGTATTCATCGCCATGGATTTGTAATTGCCTTTCAGGTGATCGATCCGCTCACCCAGCTCATTTTCGAGCCGGCGCGTCTTCTCCTTCAATCGCTGGATTTCTATATCCAGCTGCTCCATGTTCTTAACTTTAACTTTTGGCATGTGCAGGCGCGTATTAATGTTTCATCAGGATGTTGTTTTTTTCTTTACTCCGCTGCTTTCTCCTCGCGTTTTTCTTCCCTTCTTTCTTCGCGGCGTTCTTCCATTTCTTCAATCTCCTCAACCAGTTCGGCCGCCAGCATATTGGCGAGTGGTCGTTGGATGATCGATTTGCGGAAAAGAATGAGTATCACGAAAAGCAGCACAAAAAATCCGGCGGCACAGGAAAATCCGATGGCAAAGCTGTCTGTCATTTCCCCGATCCAGAATCCAACCACCATTCCCAGGAAAACAATTACAAAAAAGAACAGCAGGAAAGCCATAATCAGCGAAAAGAACAGACCTAACGCTTTCGACAGCTTTCCGGCTGCCTGCAGTTTTATCAGGTCCAGGCGGGTTTCCAGGTAATTCCTGGCTACCTTGCCCGTCTCTGAAAAATAGTTGGAAAAATTATCTTCCATGCAAAGTGAATTTTGAGATGCTACAATGTAACCATTAAGTTAATTCATTTTCAATAGCATCTTCGAATTGCTGCTTTTTTGCGCGGAATTTGTCCTTCAGTTTACCTGTCTGGTATTTCAGTTTTTCTACCAGCTCGTCTTTTTTGTCGGAATTAAGAAAGTAGCCCACAGCTACGCCTACAGCGGCCCCTACTATAAAAGATACCACTGCTTTTGAACTTCTGCTCATAGTTTATAGTTTTTAAAATGTGAAAGATTTGGGTTCCAGGGAGTACGGGGTGTTCCTACAACTCCGCATTAAAGGTTACAAACTTTGTTCCATAATTGTTCACTCCCGGGGATTTAAAGAAAAAACAACCATATTGTTCCC
Protein-coding sequences here:
- a CDS encoding glycoside hydrolase family 25 protein, translating into MAKKKRTRPFIYLILILALAGAATAAWWLLRQRTPLEFVRYEEFGIDIPVNYSVHGIDISKFQGNVNWRAVRQMQVDEIRISFAFIKATEGITRQDATFQRNWEKAKEAGIVRGAYHFFYSTRDPLKQVINFKNVVQLESGDLPPVLDIEVHNNQPPAVIRSTARIWLEEMEKAYGVKPIIYTNIHFYETYLGKEFDDYPLWVAHYYQKDKPRSARNWVFWQHSDIGRVNGIRTTVDFNVFRGDSTDLMKLCIP
- a CDS encoding DUF4241 domain-containing protein, with protein sequence MDFFKRFWKKYSTKQPRYAQLDYSRYFELSAIGGMRLERRYLGKLALPKGYLLVCDPLLGLHDALPYTRRVPPGQYPVSLLVATGSLSKKNAMLRMSFSEERPQRWELALLPGQEASPDHADDAYYGFTADAGIGCLCDAQVQQYFNLYLERFFKDHPDGNVYSTLFAAAFEKNGGLGANFYLPSSPQMNAMLFHTGYGDGIYPAYWGLGKNGNICSFVIDFLVL
- a CDS encoding NUDIX hydrolase, with product MPVHQHIRVTADAVVLRFSSKEGMMVLLSKRSIPPHIFKWGLPGGFIRNDEPVEDAVHREIRDETGLRANYLEQFRTFGAPDRDPRGRVLCVAHIGLIKPTATKLIPGAGNKEARWYPVRELPQMAFDHATVIAAALDHLRIRMRNEPLAFELLEAKFPVSELEKLYEWLYGRPVDRRNFQKKIHNLGLLTTQQEKLKHPLQGRPAQLYSFNQERFNELKEKEEYIEIFS
- a CDS encoding nicotinate phosphoribosyltransferase, encoding MEANLILLADAYKYSHHKLYVPGTTHIYSYLESRGGLFDETVFYGLQYFLKAYLAGPVVTAEKIRAAGVELEEVFGRKDVYDPARFTYILEKHGGRLPVRIKAVAEGSVIPVKQVLMTIENTDPACYWLTNFLETLLMQVWYPCTVATLSREIKKVVKRYYEATASTASFTGIDFVLNDFGFRGASSVESAGLGGSAHLVNFSGSDTLAASTFAKKYYHAAKAPGLSIPATEHSIVTLLGEKGEPDIFKHVLDTFPSGTIACVSDSYNIFRACEEYWGTLLKDQVLARNGTLVIRPDSGDPVRTLLAVFDILMAKFGHSVNEKGYKVLPPQVRVIQGDGISYESIPVIYKALKQAGISAENLVLGMGGALLQRVNRDTQEFALKCSYAEINGRSVDVQKSPAELDADGQLRTSFKKSKAGRLKLIRTEAGFETVAAGSHPQHSDLLQTVFENGALITDQRFENIKTNAAI
- a CDS encoding YiiX family permuted papain-like enzyme encodes the protein MFIRIFLVLLLPVALHAQTPALAEGDIIFQSNISPQCKAIELATHSRYSHCGIVFKKNDGWYVLEAVQPVRETPFAEWIARNRGRYAVKRLRGADSLLTPAVVNEMKSAGAKYLGKDYDSYFEWSDQRIYCSELVWKVYKKATGLEVGRLQPMREYDLSHPLVKATMQERYGNNIPLEEKMVSPGNIFDSKLLETVVSR
- a CDS encoding CAP domain-containing protein, translated to MNNPVNKEVLLALVNEIRAKGCNCGDTFMAPAPPIRWNTALERAAYLHSQDMLYNDYFGHNDLNGNNAGQRIARMGYQWQAWGENIALGILNERSVVEGWFKSVTHCKVLMGNKFIEMGVAKVGNFWSQEMAAPKPGV
- a CDS encoding YtxH domain-containing protein, coding for MSRSSKAVVSFIVGAAVGVAVGYFLNSDKKDELVEKLKYQTGKLKDKFRAKKQQFEDAIENELT
- a CDS encoding BamA/TamA family outer membrane protein, which produces MEAQDSLQVKENPHHLPFTKDTLRRSSVFPIPVVGYSPEKGFEFGVAALYSYYADKKTPSLLTRNSTMAALVTFTTKQQFKLNFQTDNWTRNNDFHIKTNLRYHNFPVYYYGIGDTTHHADQSLIGNKRYKISVEAEKRVTSHFYAGLSVTYQHDKYTADNDKGIFPESSLVDKTGGYSTFLGVTGVYDNRDNQNYCTNGTYVRFNAAYAPSFLSKHPLWRFEVKASQFIPITSKSTLGLNGLAQSLQGKTLPFYLLPELGNDNIMRGYYTGRYRDQNYLAAQAEYRYYVDPKIRIKLWFVDLQPTFALAGFAGTGTVFNNDGFSLSRLKPNYGLGIRYFYDKSARITVRLDYGWGEKRPGEKRQSGFYLSLSEAF
- a CDS encoding DJ-1/PfpI family protein; protein product: MKTKRCYLFVFDGYSDWEPALAAAALQQFTAFEVVPFSLSGQAITSAANLTVVPQTSLDKLDASAADLLIIPGGSAWSEGRNREITPFVKAMLKEGKTIAAICDATLYLADEGLLDNVPHTSNDLGLLKQAVPAYEGESHYIQKPAVAAGPFITANGTASVAFALAILNKFRLLDNNEAFAFWFGFFHKPEFQNLRLD
- a CDS encoding CAP domain-containing protein, whose product is MFTKLIRFIPFACLLLAVACTKDTVVVPRPEPEEPGTVVVVENNVNKELLLQLVNDVRSKGCNCGSTAMPPVQPLSWNILLELAAAKHSKDMVERKYFSHSSPEGTSPQQRIKAAGYSYSWSGENIASGFSKEADVINGWLKSEGHCKNIMSGNYKEMGVGRANSVWTQVFAAPGK
- a CDS encoding DUF4377 domain-containing protein; this encodes MKKILLLPLAAMVLFTSCQNSPKSGTSDSTQTSISVPATPEGYYEANLPAASSPGRLIALSVVDGGEVQMTTDYQNSTPEIVQMGNWATQDSGRLLVTLVTVGSGNPQKDTLYFKQDGKSLRYEGANYGSDGLTLVRKEKPAPATKELVIWVKSEAECDRGPGFGKTTCYEVQYGDKLMTPATEPWEKLMEPIDGFKYEKGHLYKLRVNRIPRDPRIQDIGVYEYKLVEVISKEKTK
- a CDS encoding radical SAM protein, whose translation is MPKPNINDALNFLSKFTFRRGWNAGKVLGSYYWSKWTNKPVQWGFPISISFEPTTSCNLRCPECPSGLRAFTRPTGMLQNDFFRKTIDELHKELLYLIFYFQGEPYLNPAFLDMVKYASAKGIYTATSTNAHYLTDENARKTVESGLDRLIISIDGTTQDVYTQYRVGGKLDKVIEGAKNIVKWKKELNATKPFVFFQFLVVKPNEHQIEDIKKLAAEIGVDEVRFKTAQVYDYEEGNRLIPTIDKYSRYKKNEDGTYAIKNKLGNHCWRLWHSPVITWDGLVVPCCFDKDAQHRLGDLKTSTFRTLWHNENYLRFRSQIIKGRKHIDICANCSEGTKVWG